A single Pseudodesulfovibrio aespoeensis Aspo-2 DNA region contains:
- the tsaE gene encoding tRNA (adenosine(37)-N6)-threonylcarbamoyltransferase complex ATPase subunit type 1 TsaE — MSPMLHLADERATRELGKAMAAVLAGTVWPPALLLQGVLGSGKTTLVRGLVGALPGSELAEVSSPSFNICNLYPTTPPVAHYDLYRLENMPPDEGLLERLEDRDTLLVVEWAQFLDRELWPEEALVLTWSPTRTGRTLDMHAMGKTARGVLDSLAGTFDQFSQQSTGLL; from the coding sequence ATGAGTCCGATGCTCCACCTCGCCGACGAGCGCGCCACCCGTGAACTGGGCAAGGCCATGGCAGCCGTTCTGGCCGGGACGGTCTGGCCGCCCGCCCTGCTCTTGCAAGGCGTCCTCGGATCGGGCAAAACCACCCTGGTCAGGGGACTGGTCGGTGCCCTGCCGGGCTCGGAACTGGCCGAGGTGTCCAGCCCGAGCTTCAACATATGCAACCTCTACCCCACGACCCCGCCAGTGGCCCACTACGACCTCTACCGCCTGGAAAACATGCCCCCTGACGAGGGGCTTCTGGAGCGCCTGGAGGACCGGGACACCCTGCTCGTCGTGGAATGGGCGCAGTTTCTCGACAGGGAGCTGTGGCCCGAGGAGGCCCTGGTCCTGACGTGGTCCCCCACACGGACCGGACGCACCCTCGACATGCATGCAATGGGAAAAACGGCCCGGGGCGTTCTCGACTCCCTTGCCGGAACATTCGATCAATTCTCGCAACAATCCACAGGGCTCCTATGA
- a CDS encoding aspartate kinase encodes MNIVVQKFGGTSVRNLECQRQVMQKVLRPYREGNKVIVVLSAMSGETNRLLALAREWSANPDPAEADSLVSTGEQISCALFAMLLKQQGISCRSVLGFQAPIMTDCAYGKARIMNIDETRIRAMLNEYDVLVMAGFQGCDDGQRITTLGRGGSDTSAVALAAAIKADVCEIYTDVPGVFTTDPNMCTDARKMDSITYDEMLEMASMGAKVLQIRSVEFAKKYNVTVHVRSTFSDEPGTVVTKEDATMEAALVSGIAYDKDQARITLINLHDKPGVSAQIFTPLAEQRILVDMIVQNPSKNGKTDMTFTVPRADVDQTLKTLDSLRYEVGFDELDSNLNVSKVSIIGVGMRNHSGVASRAFRALADENINILMISTSEIKITCLIDDKYTELAVRTLHKAFELENGPLGKA; translated from the coding sequence ATGAACATCGTCGTACAGAAATTCGGTGGCACTTCGGTTCGCAACCTTGAATGTCAACGCCAGGTGATGCAGAAGGTTCTTCGCCCCTACCGCGAGGGCAACAAGGTCATCGTGGTCCTGTCGGCCATGTCCGGCGAGACCAACCGGCTCCTGGCCCTGGCCAGGGAGTGGTCCGCCAATCCCGACCCGGCAGAGGCGGACTCGCTGGTCTCCACCGGCGAGCAGATATCCTGCGCGCTCTTTGCCATGCTCCTCAAGCAGCAGGGCATCTCCTGCCGCTCGGTGCTCGGCTTCCAGGCCCCCATCATGACCGACTGCGCCTACGGCAAGGCCAGGATCATGAACATCGACGAGACCCGCATCAGGGCCATGCTCAACGAATACGACGTGCTGGTCATGGCCGGATTCCAGGGGTGCGACGACGGTCAGCGCATCACCACCCTGGGCCGGGGCGGGTCTGACACCTCTGCCGTGGCCCTGGCCGCGGCCATCAAGGCCGATGTCTGCGAAATCTACACCGACGTGCCAGGGGTCTTCACCACCGATCCCAACATGTGCACCGATGCGCGCAAGATGGACAGCATCACCTATGACGAAATGCTGGAAATGGCGAGCATGGGGGCCAAGGTGCTCCAGATCCGGTCCGTCGAGTTTGCCAAGAAATATAATGTAACAGTTCATGTCCGCTCCACTTTTTCTGACGAGCCGGGCACCGTAGTCACCAAGGAGGACGCAACCATGGAAGCCGCTCTCGTTTCTGGCATCGCATACGACAAGGACCAGGCCAGGATCACGCTGATCAACCTCCACGACAAGCCCGGTGTGTCCGCACAGATTTTCACCCCCCTGGCCGAGCAGCGCATCCTCGTGGACATGATCGTCCAGAATCCGAGCAAGAACGGCAAGACGGACATGACCTTCACCGTGCCGCGCGCGGACGTGGACCAGACCCTCAAGACCCTGGACTCGCTGCGCTACGAGGTCGGCTTCGACGAGCTGGACAGCAACCTCAACGTCTCCAAGGTGTCCATTATCGGCGTCGGCATGCGTAACCACTCCGGCGTGGCCTCACGGGCATTCCGGGCGCTTGCCGATGAGAACATCAACATACTGATGATCAGCACGTCCGAGATCAAGATCACCTGCCTGATCGACGACAAGTACACCGAACTGGCCGTGCGCACGCTCCACAAGGCATTCGAGCTTGAAAACGGCCCCCTTGGGAAAGCATGA
- the cimA gene encoding citramalate synthase: MRKVTIYDTTLRDGAQAEEMNLTAQDKVRIAHKLDELGIHYIEAGWPGSNPTDATFFEQIKGHTFKNARLAAFGSTHLTRSTPEKDKNLAALLEAHTPVVTIFGKSWDMHATTALGVSLERNLELIHNSVTYLVPRVDEVIFDAEHFFDGYRHNPEYALKALKTALDAGAARLVLCDTNGGTLTASVAEAVKAVVAALPGAEIGIHAHNDSELAVANSLEAVRLGASQVQGTINGYGERCGNANLCSVIPNLELKMGMKTIGHENLKRLLATSHFVSETANLRPFMRQPFVGASAFAHKGGIHVSAILKDSTTYEHIHPESVGNAQRVLLSDQAGRSNILFKAKELGYELGKSDATVDTLLQELKLKESMGYEYSVADASFELMLQKALGLKKDYFSFRHFFVVDAKREEDPEPFTEATVIINVMGQVEHTAATGMGPVNALDRALRKGLERFYPKLSEIRLLDFKVRVLSGAVRDTGGTASFVRVLIETGDKHERWTTMGVSHNIIEASWQAVVDAIDYKLFRDDKRRAQGVE, from the coding sequence ATGAGAAAAGTAACGATATACGACACCACACTGCGGGACGGCGCCCAGGCCGAGGAAATGAACCTGACGGCCCAGGACAAGGTCCGCATCGCCCACAAGCTCGACGAACTCGGCATCCACTACATTGAGGCGGGATGGCCCGGCTCCAACCCCACGGACGCCACCTTCTTCGAGCAGATCAAGGGGCATACCTTCAAGAACGCGCGTCTGGCCGCCTTCGGCTCGACGCACCTGACCCGCTCGACGCCCGAGAAAGACAAGAACCTGGCCGCCCTGCTCGAAGCGCACACCCCGGTGGTGACCATCTTCGGCAAGAGCTGGGACATGCACGCCACCACCGCGCTGGGCGTCAGCCTGGAACGCAACCTGGAGCTCATCCACAACAGCGTGACATACCTTGTCCCGCGTGTGGACGAGGTCATCTTCGACGCCGAGCATTTCTTCGACGGATACAGGCACAACCCGGAGTATGCCCTCAAGGCCCTGAAAACCGCGCTGGACGCCGGGGCCGCGCGGCTTGTCCTGTGCGACACCAACGGCGGCACCCTGACCGCCTCGGTGGCCGAAGCGGTCAAGGCCGTGGTGGCCGCCCTGCCCGGAGCCGAGATAGGCATCCACGCCCACAACGACTCGGAACTGGCCGTGGCCAACTCGCTGGAGGCCGTGCGCCTGGGCGCAAGCCAGGTCCAGGGCACCATCAACGGGTATGGCGAGCGGTGCGGCAACGCCAACCTCTGCTCGGTCATCCCCAACCTCGAACTGAAGATGGGCATGAAAACCATCGGCCACGAGAACCTCAAGCGGCTCCTGGCCACCTCCCATTTCGTCAGCGAGACCGCCAACCTGCGCCCATTCATGCGCCAGCCCTTTGTGGGGGCTTCGGCCTTTGCCCACAAGGGCGGCATCCATGTCAGCGCGATCCTCAAGGATTCCACTACCTACGAGCACATCCATCCCGAATCCGTGGGCAACGCCCAGCGCGTGCTGCTCTCGGATCAGGCAGGCAGGAGCAACATCCTGTTCAAGGCCAAAGAACTTGGCTACGAGCTGGGCAAGAGCGACGCCACGGTGGACACGCTGCTTCAGGAACTCAAGCTCAAGGAGAGCATGGGCTACGAATACTCGGTGGCCGACGCCTCCTTCGAACTCATGCTCCAGAAGGCGCTGGGCCTCAAAAAGGATTACTTCAGCTTCCGCCACTTCTTCGTGGTGGACGCCAAGCGCGAGGAGGATCCCGAGCCGTTCACCGAGGCCACGGTCATCATCAACGTCATGGGTCAGGTGGAGCACACGGCGGCCACGGGCATGGGTCCGGTCAATGCCCTGGACCGCGCCCTGCGCAAGGGGCTTGAGCGGTTCTACCCCAAGCTGAGCGAAATCCGCCTGCTCGACTTCAAGGTCCGCGTCCTCTCCGGCGCGGTGCGCGACACGGGCGGCACAGCCTCCTTTGTCCGCGTGCTCATCGAGACCGGCGACAAGCATGAACGCTGGACCACCATGGGCGTGTCCCACAACATCATCGAGGCCAGCTGGCAGGCCGTGGTGGACGCCATCGACTACAAGCTCTTCCGCGACGACAAGCGTCGCGCCCAAGGCGTGGAATAA
- a CDS encoding EAL and HDOD domain-containing protein, whose protein sequence is MVVAVAQCESDEAPLLVVRQPIFDRNKDIWGYELRPGASTRPDGAPVTLADVLAAYRSTLDQGGETLVRDKKLLLNVASEACLDESCLDVADRCVFGLCAQVTGSPRCSGFADSLRQRGGVLAVDADKPCCPSLLEKADIIKVSLADKTPPEIVRLRAEYKRFGGQLLATGVASWEAYEGTRALGFAYFQGPFFGVAQTRDDMVLAASSTAKLQLLRELANPDCEMDELGAIIASDITLSYRMLKYINSASFGLRNKIKSIQQAVSLLGLKEIRHWTTVVVMTDLDTTPKGEELAYMALQRGRFLSKLAGTIKGFPHSSSTMFMLGLFSLLDALLAHPMEKALENIPLDDEIKAALCGTLNEFRDWLLMAEAVELGNWTIANDILGRYGACFTQAATQYMKASAWAASQIPHMRK, encoded by the coding sequence ATGGTTGTTGCCGTTGCCCAGTGTGAATCGGACGAAGCGCCGCTGCTCGTCGTCAGACAGCCCATATTCGACAGGAACAAGGACATCTGGGGATACGAGCTGCGGCCCGGAGCCTCAACCCGGCCCGACGGCGCTCCCGTCACCCTGGCGGATGTGCTCGCGGCCTACAGGTCCACGCTGGACCAGGGCGGCGAGACCCTTGTCCGCGACAAGAAACTCCTGCTGAATGTCGCCTCGGAAGCGTGCCTCGACGAGTCGTGCCTGGACGTGGCGGACAGGTGCGTGTTCGGCCTGTGCGCCCAGGTGACTGGCTCGCCACGGTGTTCCGGTTTTGCCGATTCCCTGCGCCAGCGCGGGGGCGTGTTGGCCGTGGACGCCGATAAGCCGTGCTGCCCGTCCCTGCTTGAAAAAGCGGACATCATCAAAGTCTCCCTGGCTGACAAGACCCCGCCCGAGATCGTCAGGCTGCGGGCCGAATACAAGCGTTTCGGCGGCCAGCTGCTGGCCACGGGCGTGGCGAGCTGGGAGGCTTACGAGGGCACCCGCGCCCTGGGTTTTGCCTATTTTCAGGGGCCGTTCTTCGGCGTGGCGCAGACCCGCGACGACATGGTCCTGGCCGCCAGCTCCACGGCCAAGCTGCAACTGCTGCGCGAACTGGCCAACCCGGATTGCGAGATGGACGAGCTTGGGGCCATCATCGCCTCGGACATCACCCTGAGCTACCGGATGCTCAAGTACATCAATTCCGCTTCGTTTGGCTTGCGCAACAAGATCAAGTCCATCCAACAGGCCGTGTCCCTGCTCGGTCTCAAGGAGATTCGCCACTGGACCACCGTGGTGGTCATGACCGACCTGGACACCACCCCCAAGGGCGAGGAACTGGCTTACATGGCCCTGCAACGGGGGCGTTTTCTGAGCAAACTGGCCGGGACCATCAAAGGTTTTCCCCATTCGTCGAGCACCATGTTCATGCTCGGTCTCTTCTCCCTGCTCGACGCACTGCTCGCCCATCCCATGGAAAAGGCTCTGGAGAACATCCCGCTCGACGACGAGATCAAGGCCGCCCTGTGCGGCACCCTCAACGAGTTTCGTGACTGGCTGCTCATGGCCGAGGCCGTGGAGCTGGGCAACTGGACCATTGCCAACGATATCCTGGGCCGGTACGGGGCCTGCTTCACCCAGGCGGCGACCCAGTACATGAAGGCGTCCGCCTGGGCCGCCAGCCAGATTCCGCACATGCGAAAGTAG
- the gap gene encoding type I glyceraldehyde-3-phosphate dehydrogenase translates to MATKIGLNGFGRIGRYLTRLLAGESDLELVAVNARASNEDLAHLLKYDSVHGRFLDVEPTKSGFKINGKAVTVTRDAPGEWKWGAMGCDIVVESTGKFTDRASCEKHLACGAKKVLISAPGKDADITVVMSVNDSALKPEHTIISNASCTTNCLAPVAKVINDTFGIRHGIMTTVHSYTMSQRILDGSHKDMRRARACAVNMVPTTTGAAKAVGLVIPELNGVLDGMAIRVPTPNVSLVDLVCELKKPTTVEEVNAALKAAANDSMGYTEEPLVSVDFMGSTFGGVVDSGLTRVMGTTQLKLIVWYDNEAGFTNQLLRLTRKAAGLL, encoded by the coding sequence ATGGCGACGAAAATCGGTCTCAACGGTTTTGGACGGATAGGGCGATACCTCACGCGCCTGCTGGCAGGAGAGAGCGACCTGGAACTGGTGGCGGTCAACGCCCGCGCCTCCAACGAGGACCTTGCCCACCTGCTCAAATACGACTCGGTCCATGGCCGGTTCCTCGACGTGGAACCCACCAAGAGCGGCTTCAAGATCAACGGCAAGGCCGTGACCGTGACCCGCGACGCGCCGGGCGAGTGGAAATGGGGCGCGATGGGCTGCGACATCGTGGTCGAATCCACCGGCAAGTTCACCGACCGCGCCAGCTGCGAGAAGCACCTGGCTTGTGGCGCGAAAAAGGTGCTCATCAGCGCGCCGGGCAAGGATGCGGACATCACGGTGGTCATGAGCGTCAACGACAGCGCCCTCAAGCCCGAGCACACAATCATCTCCAACGCCTCCTGCACCACCAACTGCCTGGCTCCGGTGGCCAAGGTGATCAACGACACCTTCGGCATCCGGCACGGCATCATGACCACGGTCCACTCCTACACCATGAGCCAGCGCATCCTCGACGGCTCCCACAAGGATATGCGGCGCGCCCGCGCCTGCGCCGTGAACATGGTGCCCACCACCACCGGCGCGGCCAAGGCCGTGGGGCTGGTCATTCCCGAACTCAACGGCGTGCTCGACGGCATGGCCATCCGCGTCCCGACCCCCAACGTCTCGCTGGTCGATCTGGTCTGCGAGCTGAAGAAGCCGACCACCGTCGAGGAGGTCAACGCGGCTCTCAAGGCGGCGGCCAACGATTCCATGGGCTACACCGAAGAACCGCTGGTGTCCGTGGACTTCATGGGCTCCACCTTCGGCGGCGTGGTGGACAGCGGCCTGACCAGGGTCATGGGCACCACCCAGCTCAAGCTGATCGTCTGGTACGACAACGAGGCCGGGTTCACCAACCAGCTTCTGCGCCTGACCAGGAAGGCTGCCGGGCTGCTCTAG
- the surE gene encoding 5'/3'-nucleotidase SurE has translation MKILLANDDGIQAVGLRALYFALVEAGHDVRVVAPVTEQSAVGHAVTLSMPLRVREFRENGFRGQGVHGTPVDCVKLALSTLLDTPPDLVLSGINAGANVGVDILYSGTVSAATEGALMEIPSMAVSMDDFNPVDLSGQARYCARLLPRIPWDDLPPKCVMNLNFPACPIAEARELTVCPHTSASYRDWYDARTDPRGRPYYWLDGAIPPERISPDCDRALLTKKHITLTPLHFDFTDREALDVLARNFSASR, from the coding sequence ATGAAGATACTTCTCGCCAATGACGACGGCATCCAGGCCGTGGGGCTGCGCGCCCTGTATTTCGCCCTGGTCGAGGCCGGGCACGACGTGCGCGTGGTCGCCCCGGTCACCGAGCAGTCTGCGGTGGGACACGCCGTGACCCTGTCCATGCCGCTTCGGGTCAGGGAGTTCCGCGAGAACGGCTTTCGGGGGCAGGGCGTCCACGGCACGCCCGTGGACTGCGTCAAGCTGGCCCTGTCCACCCTGCTCGACACCCCGCCCGATCTGGTCCTCTCGGGCATCAACGCGGGGGCCAACGTGGGCGTGGACATCCTTTATTCGGGCACGGTCTCGGCAGCCACCGAAGGCGCGCTGATGGAGATTCCCTCCATGGCCGTGTCCATGGACGACTTCAATCCCGTGGACCTTTCCGGCCAGGCCCGCTACTGCGCGCGACTGCTGCCCAGGATTCCCTGGGACGACCTGCCGCCCAAGTGCGTCATGAACCTCAATTTCCCCGCCTGTCCCATCGCAGAGGCGCGCGAGCTGACGGTCTGCCCGCACACCAGTGCATCCTATCGCGACTGGTACGACGCCCGCACCGACCCGCGCGGCAGGCCGTACTATTGGCTCGACGGGGCCATCCCGCCCGAGCGCATCAGCCCGGACTGCGACCGGGCGCTGCTGACCAAAAAGCACATCACCCTGACGCCGCTTCATTTCGATTTCACGGACCGCGAGGCCCTTGACGTGCTGGCGAGGAATTTTTCCGCCTCCCGTTGA
- a CDS encoding 3'-5' exoribonuclease YhaM family protein, with protein sequence MARHVTKKSQYIQDLTTGTRVDDRFILAAASLAQSRNGPYWSLTFQDATGKIDGKIWSPKSQEYPALEPGQMTRVLGFVESYRDRNQLKVDHLELLDIGPDEVDFADFLPTSATPPARLMEMLEDLITEHMRHKPWRSFCRNVLGSGEVRERFMTAPGAKTVHHAYVGGLLEHTLGVARACMALCDVYPGLDRQTLLAGAIFHDLGKAWELTGGLANDYTDEGRLLGHIQIGQDKLEPFLKRSKHLDEPLKLHLKHLITSHHGEHEFGSPVRPKTPEAFVLHFADNMDAKLNIIDQAYEDMESTGQQWSPYLRFLERNVYRTPTTPDSAKKKHDIPENQCLLPLKA encoded by the coding sequence ATGGCAAGGCACGTGACCAAAAAGTCGCAATATATCCAAGACCTGACGACCGGAACACGGGTGGACGACCGGTTCATCCTGGCCGCCGCGTCCCTGGCACAATCCCGGAACGGCCCGTACTGGAGTCTGACATTTCAGGACGCCACTGGCAAGATCGACGGCAAGATATGGAGCCCCAAGAGCCAGGAATACCCAGCCCTGGAACCGGGCCAGATGACCCGCGTGCTCGGCTTTGTGGAGAGCTACCGGGACAGGAACCAGCTCAAGGTCGATCACCTGGAGCTGCTCGACATCGGCCCGGACGAGGTGGATTTCGCAGACTTCCTGCCCACCTCGGCCACGCCCCCGGCCCGGCTCATGGAGATGCTCGAAGACCTGATCACCGAGCACATGCGGCACAAGCCATGGCGCTCGTTTTGCCGCAACGTGCTGGGCAGCGGGGAGGTCAGGGAACGGTTCATGACCGCGCCGGGAGCCAAGACGGTCCATCACGCCTATGTGGGCGGCCTGCTCGAACACACTCTGGGCGTGGCCAGGGCCTGCATGGCCCTGTGCGATGTCTATCCCGGTCTTGACCGGCAGACCCTGCTGGCCGGGGCCATCTTCCACGACCTGGGCAAGGCGTGGGAACTGACTGGCGGGCTGGCCAACGACTACACCGATGAAGGCAGGCTGCTCGGCCACATCCAGATCGGACAGGACAAGCTCGAACCCTTTCTCAAGCGCAGCAAGCATCTCGACGAGCCGCTCAAGCTGCACCTCAAGCACCTGATCACCAGCCACCACGGCGAGCATGAGTTCGGCTCCCCGGTGCGGCCCAAGACGCCAGAGGCATTCGTGCTGCACTTTGCCGACAACATGGACGCCAAGCTGAACATCATTGATCAGGCCTACGAGGACATGGAAAGCACCGGCCAGCAATGGTCCCCCTACCTGCGCTTTCTCGAGCGCAACGTCTACCGGACACCGACCACGCCCGATTCGGCCAAAAAGAAGCACGACATCCCGGAGAACCAATGTTTATTACCTTTGAAGGCATAG
- the tmk gene encoding dTMP kinase has protein sequence MFITFEGIEGTGKTTQIARLKEYFESRGRAVHLTREPGGSRVGRELRQMLLHVDNADLTPITELFLYLADRAQHVAQVIRPQLEAGRVVLCDRFADSTIVYQGFGRGLDTAILKQLNEVAVDGVWPDLTIVLDIDPEVGLKRATLRNLDDGKAKEEGRFEAEHISFHRRIREGYLTWAALNRDRIRVADASATPDEVFARVKALIETHLPDLA, from the coding sequence ATGTTTATTACCTTTGAAGGCATAGAAGGCACGGGCAAGACCACGCAGATCGCGCGGCTCAAGGAGTATTTCGAGAGCCGGGGCCGGGCGGTCCACCTGACCAGGGAGCCGGGCGGCAGCCGTGTCGGACGCGAGCTGCGCCAGATGCTCCTGCATGTGGACAACGCGGACCTGACGCCCATCACCGAGCTTTTTCTCTACCTGGCCGACCGCGCCCAGCATGTGGCCCAGGTCATCCGGCCCCAGCTCGAAGCGGGCCGGGTCGTCCTGTGCGACCGGTTCGCGGACTCGACCATCGTCTACCAGGGCTTTGGGCGCGGCCTGGACACCGCCATCCTCAAACAGCTCAACGAGGTGGCCGTGGACGGGGTCTGGCCCGACCTGACCATTGTCCTGGACATCGACCCGGAAGTGGGGCTCAAGCGGGCCACCCTGCGCAACCTCGACGACGGCAAGGCCAAAGAGGAAGGAAGATTCGAGGCCGAACACATCTCGTTTCACCGGCGCATCCGCGAGGGGTACCTGACCTGGGCCGCGCTGAACCGCGACCGCATCAGGGTGGCCGACGCCTCGGCCACGCCGGACGAGGTCTTCGCACGCGTCAAGGCACTCATCGAAACCCATCTGCCCGACCTGGCCTGA
- a CDS encoding amino acid ABC transporter permease: MISRTALADTGLYLCVMAGLVWLLAEGTRQSGYNWQWYQIPKYLWRVTDQGFVWGPLLQGLGVTLRITALSMGLMLGIGLITALMRMSSSLAARGVARGYMELIRNSPLLIQIFFIYFVIAPILDISAFWAAIIALSLFEGAYASEILRAGISSIASGQWEAAQSLGMSPYAMYRHIILPQAVRRVLPPLTSQAVSLVKDSALVSTIAIMDLTQQGRMIDAETFLTFEIWFTVAAVYLAVTLALSGTVRLLERRYAGLRP; encoded by the coding sequence ATGATTTCCCGCACCGCCCTGGCGGACACCGGGCTGTATCTGTGCGTCATGGCCGGACTGGTCTGGCTGCTGGCCGAAGGCACCCGGCAGTCGGGTTACAACTGGCAGTGGTACCAGATTCCCAAGTACCTGTGGCGGGTCACGGACCAGGGATTCGTCTGGGGGCCGCTCTTGCAGGGGCTGGGCGTCACCCTGCGCATCACCGCCCTGAGCATGGGGCTGATGCTCGGCATCGGCCTGATCACGGCGCTCATGCGCATGTCCTCCTCCCTGGCAGCGCGCGGGGTGGCCAGGGGCTACATGGAGCTGATCCGCAACTCCCCCCTGCTCATCCAGATATTCTTCATCTACTTCGTCATCGCGCCCATCCTCGACATCTCGGCCTTCTGGGCCGCGATCATCGCCCTGAGCCTGTTTGAGGGCGCCTACGCCTCGGAGATCCTGCGCGCGGGCATCAGCTCCATCGCCTCCGGCCAATGGGAGGCAGCGCAGAGCCTGGGCATGAGCCCCTATGCCATGTACCGGCACATCATCCTGCCCCAGGCCGTGCGCCGCGTCCTGCCGCCCCTGACCAGCCAGGCCGTGTCCCTGGTCAAGGATTCGGCCCTGGTCAGCACCATCGCCATCATGGACCTGACCCAGCAGGGCCGGATGATCGACGCCGAAACCTTCCTGACGTTCGAGATCTGGTTCACGGTCGCCGCCGTCTATCTGGCCGTCACCCTCGCCCTGTCGGGCACGGTGCGGCTGCTGGAACGGCGCTATGCCGGCCTCAGGCCGTAA
- a CDS encoding transporter substrate-binding domain-containing protein, whose product MKTVRFTPLAALLALVLLASGCGQTPQEQSATSKTQDQTSQIESILKRGAIRVGFDTFKPWAMKDKDGNYIGFEIEVAQRLAKDMGVEIEFVPTKWSGIIPALLTDKFDIIIGGMSVTPARNLKVNFSIPYEFSGMSIVASSALAGGRTTLDQFNTPDTTISVRLGTTAAEAAKNFLPKANILFFDEESQTIQELLNERVHALVASSPLPGNLAAEYADKLYLPLSGDFSSEPIAFAVRKGDQDFLNWLDNWVRVTMSTGWLQNRYHYWFATSEWESLLQ is encoded by the coding sequence ATGAAGACAGTCCGTTTCACCCCCCTGGCCGCCCTGCTGGCCCTTGTCCTGCTGGCCTCTGGCTGCGGCCAGACCCCCCAGGAGCAATCCGCCACTTCGAAAACCCAGGACCAGACGAGTCAGATCGAATCCATCCTCAAGCGCGGGGCCATCAGGGTCGGCTTCGACACCTTCAAGCCCTGGGCCATGAAGGACAAGGACGGCAACTACATCGGCTTTGAGATAGAGGTTGCCCAGAGGTTGGCCAAGGACATGGGCGTGGAGATCGAATTCGTGCCCACCAAGTGGTCCGGCATCATCCCGGCCCTGCTCACCGACAAGTTCGACATCATCATCGGCGGCATGTCCGTGACCCCGGCCCGCAACCTCAAGGTGAATTTCTCGATCCCCTATGAATTCTCGGGCATGTCCATCGTGGCCAGCAGCGCGCTGGCGGGCGGGCGGACCACCCTCGACCAGTTCAACACCCCGGACACGACCATCTCGGTCCGCCTGGGCACCACCGCCGCCGAGGCGGCCAAAAACTTCCTGCCCAAGGCGAACATCCTTTTCTTCGACGAGGAATCCCAGACCATCCAGGAACTGCTCAACGAACGCGTCCACGCCCTGGTGGCGTCGAGCCCGCTGCCGGGCAATCTGGCCGCAGAGTATGCGGACAAGCTTTACCTGCCCCTGAGCGGGGACTTCAGCAGCGAGCCCATCGCCTTTGCCGTGCGCAAGGGGGACCAGGACTTCCTGAACTGGCTCGACAACTGGGTGCGCGTGACCATGAGCACGGGATGGCTGCAAAACCGCTACCACTACTGGTTCGCCACCAGCGAATGGGAAAGCCTGCTCCAGTAG
- a CDS encoding amino acid ABC transporter permease, whose amino-acid sequence MKPKDIQAIRLTPLDIAIAAIVAAGIGYVAYRAATGLNYHWRWDMVWHYLLRYDETAGAWQPGLLTEGLITTLRLSLWAGVLATVVGMAVGLMRTSPRLFNRQLSTTYVGLIRNTPPLVLIFVFYFFIGDQIMLWLGVDDFVRALSDEARSNLAWFFGRMDRFPRFLSAVVTLALFEGAYIAEIVRAGIRSVERGQWEAATALGMSRTRAMRHIIMPQALQRMLPALAGQFISIIKDSAIVSVISIEELTFQGQQIMTTTYRGFEIWTTVLAMYFVLTFACSLAVRKLEVALSRQ is encoded by the coding sequence GTGAAACCAAAGGACATCCAGGCAATCCGGCTCACCCCGCTCGACATCGCCATTGCCGCGATTGTTGCGGCGGGGATCGGCTACGTGGCCTACCGGGCCGCCACCGGACTGAACTACCACTGGCGGTGGGACATGGTCTGGCACTACCTGCTGCGCTACGACGAGACCGCCGGGGCGTGGCAGCCCGGCCTGCTGACCGAGGGGCTGATCACCACCCTGCGCTTGAGCCTCTGGGCCGGCGTGCTGGCGACCGTGGTCGGCATGGCCGTCGGGCTGATGCGGACCAGCCCCCGGCTGTTCAACCGTCAGCTCTCCACCACCTATGTGGGGCTGATCCGAAACACTCCGCCCCTGGTGCTCATCTTCGTCTTCTACTTCTTCATCGGCGACCAGATCATGCTCTGGCTGGGCGTGGACGACTTTGTCCGCGCCCTGTCCGATGAGGCCAGGAGCAACCTGGCCTGGTTTTTTGGCAGGATGGACCGGTTTCCGCGCTTCCTGTCCGCCGTGGTCACCCTGGCCCTGTTCGAGGGGGCGTACATCGCCGAGATCGTGCGGGCGGGCATCCGGTCCGTTGAGCGGGGCCAGTGGGAGGCGGCCACGGCGCTGGGCATGAGCCGGACCAGGGCCATGCGCCACATCATCATGCCCCAGGCCCTGCAACGGATGTTGCCAGCACTGGCCGGACAGTTTATATCCATCATCAAGGACTCGGCCATTGTCTCGGTCATCTCCATTGAGGAACTGACCTTCCAGGGCCAACAGATCATGACCACGACCTACCGCGGCTTCGAAATATGGACCACCGTGCTGGCCATGTATTTTGTCCTGACCTTTGCCTGCTCCCTGGCCGTGCGCAAGCTTGAAGTCGCGCTCTCGCGGCAGTGA